The Sulfoacidibacillus ferrooxidans genome has a segment encoding these proteins:
- a CDS encoding PEP/pyruvate-binding domain-containing protein — MVVERVYIVPLQSAASLLGKSRCGSKAYELSRLLEKGYPVPDGVVVTQNAYRPSCMGADATARSVNERWNWVTPEVLEQIIPAFGKLIEVYGAVSVRSSCSAEDLTEASFAGQYETVLNVQTKDELLHALQVCWGSVSDGRVRAYAREKQVDLCDCAMSVVIQGMVQADQAGVAFSRHPVTTADTVFVNASYGLGEAVVSGIVTPDAFEYVKATGELVKELGDKEVQVVRAASGVQEQAVPLVHQMMYCLTDAEVLELCELVVHLEGEYDAAIDVEFAFAQGRLYLLQVRPITTTQERTVYGEVPIQ; from the coding sequence GTGGTGGTAGAGCGAGTGTACATTGTTCCATTGCAGTCAGCGGCGAGTCTGCTGGGGAAGTCGCGCTGTGGGTCTAAAGCTTATGAACTGTCTCGTCTTTTGGAGAAGGGGTATCCCGTGCCAGACGGGGTCGTGGTCACGCAAAACGCGTATCGGCCGAGTTGCATGGGTGCGGATGCGACAGCGAGGAGCGTGAATGAGCGATGGAACTGGGTGACGCCAGAGGTGCTGGAGCAGATCATTCCGGCATTTGGAAAACTGATCGAGGTTTACGGAGCGGTCTCTGTACGCTCCTCGTGTTCGGCTGAAGACCTGACTGAGGCATCATTTGCAGGACAGTACGAGACGGTGCTCAATGTGCAGACGAAAGATGAACTTCTGCACGCGCTGCAGGTTTGCTGGGGATCCGTCAGTGACGGACGGGTCAGGGCGTATGCGCGCGAGAAGCAGGTTGATTTGTGCGACTGTGCGATGTCGGTTGTGATCCAAGGTATGGTCCAGGCGGATCAAGCCGGAGTCGCGTTCTCCAGGCATCCTGTGACGACGGCAGACACTGTTTTTGTCAATGCGAGCTATGGGTTGGGTGAGGCTGTGGTGTCAGGTATCGTCACACCTGATGCGTTTGAGTACGTTAAGGCGACGGGAGAATTGGTCAAAGAGCTCGGCGACAAAGAAGTGCAAGTCGTGCGAGCGGCATCAGGGGTTCAGGAGCAGGCGGTGCCTCTTGTGCACCAAATGATGTACTGCCTGACAGACGCAGAAGTGCTCGAATTGTGCGAACTGGTTGTGCACTTGGAGGGCGAATACGACGCTGCTATCGATGTGGAGTTTGCCTTTGCGCAAGGAAGGCTGTATTTGCTGCAGGTTAGACCCATCACAACCACACAAGAGAGGACGGTTTACGGTGAAGTACCTATACAGT